In the Pseudonocardia cypriaca genome, one interval contains:
- a CDS encoding ABC transporter substrate-binding protein — translation MRVPSPPHRHFGRALAALAAGLALLLAGCGGSAPGGGAAGGGGGTPVTFLNVLPIESLTFTPEIVAQAGGFFEREGLDVQFQVTRGSAQAIQTVIAGGALVTRVSDTEMMVAVGGRNAPVSAFGQPSQQSTLRIVSAADDPIRAPADLRGKTIGIPSEGGTSETLVDTLAATAGLTDADVKKQVVGLAPGVYELVQQGRIDAYVVAMDTAVTVQRQQPDAVVLDPSQVIAGGTQVYLTSQQALADPAQRDVLQRFLRAVRAAQESVIADQPLDATLKTLGDAYDIPILRDPDVARETLRTYIASWQAGGEGLLKISPSAWSRVYDESVAVQLVPGGLDASKWYTNDLLGASS, via the coding sequence ATGCGTGTGCCATCCCCGCCCCACCGCCACTTCGGCCGAGCCCTCGCCGCGCTCGCCGCGGGGCTCGCCCTGCTGCTCGCCGGCTGCGGCGGCTCGGCCCCGGGGGGTGGCGCGGCGGGCGGAGGTGGCGGCACGCCCGTCACGTTCCTCAACGTCCTGCCCATCGAGAGCCTGACGTTCACCCCGGAGATCGTCGCCCAGGCCGGTGGCTTCTTCGAGCGCGAGGGCCTGGACGTGCAGTTCCAGGTGACGCGGGGCAGCGCGCAGGCGATCCAGACCGTGATCGCGGGTGGTGCCCTGGTCACGCGGGTCAGCGACACCGAGATGATGGTGGCCGTCGGCGGGCGCAACGCCCCGGTCAGCGCGTTCGGGCAGCCGTCGCAGCAGTCGACGCTGCGCATCGTCTCCGCGGCCGACGACCCGATCCGCGCACCCGCGGACCTGCGTGGCAAGACGATCGGCATCCCGTCGGAGGGCGGCACCAGCGAGACCCTGGTGGACACCCTCGCCGCCACCGCGGGGCTCACCGATGCCGACGTGAAGAAGCAGGTGGTGGGACTCGCCCCCGGCGTCTACGAGCTGGTGCAGCAGGGCCGCATCGACGCCTACGTCGTGGCGATGGACACGGCGGTGACGGTCCAGCGCCAGCAGCCCGACGCCGTGGTGCTCGACCCCTCGCAGGTGATCGCGGGCGGCACCCAGGTCTACCTCACCTCGCAGCAGGCGCTCGCCGACCCGGCCCAGCGCGACGTGCTGCAGCGCTTCCTGCGGGCGGTGCGGGCCGCCCAGGAGTCGGTGATCGCCGACCAGCCGCTCGACGCGACGCTGAAGACGCTCGGCGACGCCTACGACATCCCGATCCTGCGTGACCCCGACGTGGCCAGGGAGACGCTGCGCACCTACATCGCCAGCTGGCAGGCCGGTGGCGAGGGCCTGCTGAAGATCTCGCCCTCGGCCTGGTCGCGCGTCTACGACGAGTCGGTGGCGGTGCAGCTCGTGCCCGGCGGGCTCGATGCGAGCAAGTGGTACACGAACGACCTGCTGGGGGCGTCGTCGTGA
- a CDS encoding ABC transporter ATP-binding protein, whose amino-acid sequence MSRLSDTARAAESLAGPGADTAELELRDVDKIYKGRRGAATEALRGISLAVRTGEFVSLVGRSGCGKTTLLRILGGLVTPSSGQVLIGGSNLWKGSGRDPAALEKFGIVFQEANLFPWFSIEDNIALPLKLRGVDKRRRRERAAELCELVGLGGFEKAYPRELSGGMRQRAAIARALSYDPSILLMDEPFGALDALTRDRMNLELQRISVVTGATVVFVTHSITEAVFLSDRVVLLSPRPGRIRSVTPVGFPRPRSLDVETETGFQEIVRRLRRELDEEGEQD is encoded by the coding sequence GTGAGCAGGCTGTCGGATACCGCGCGCGCCGCGGAGTCGCTCGCGGGTCCCGGGGCGGACACGGCGGAGCTGGAGCTGCGCGATGTCGACAAGATCTACAAGGGCCGGCGCGGCGCTGCCACCGAGGCGCTGCGGGGCATCTCGCTCGCCGTGCGGACCGGTGAGTTCGTCTCGCTGGTCGGCCGCTCCGGGTGCGGCAAGACCACGCTGCTGCGGATCCTCGGCGGCCTGGTCACCCCGTCCAGCGGGCAGGTCCTCATCGGTGGCTCGAACCTCTGGAAGGGCAGCGGCCGGGATCCGGCGGCCCTCGAGAAGTTCGGGATCGTCTTCCAGGAGGCGAACCTGTTCCCCTGGTTCTCGATCGAGGACAACATCGCTCTGCCGCTCAAGCTGCGCGGGGTGGACAAGCGCCGCCGCCGCGAGCGTGCGGCGGAGCTGTGCGAGCTGGTCGGCCTCGGCGGGTTCGAGAAGGCCTACCCGCGGGAGCTGTCCGGCGGGATGCGGCAGCGGGCCGCGATCGCCCGCGCCCTCTCCTACGACCCGTCGATCCTGCTCATGGACGAGCCGTTCGGCGCGCTCGACGCGCTCACCCGCGACCGCATGAACCTGGAGCTGCAGCGCATCTCCGTGGTCACCGGCGCGACCGTCGTCTTCGTCACGCACTCGATCACCGAGGCGGTGTTCCTCTCCGACCGGGTGGTGCTGCTGTCGCCGCGCCCGGGCCGGATCCGGTCGGTCACGCCGGTCGGCTTCCCGCGGCCGCGGTCGCTCGACGTGGAGACCGAGACCGGCTTCCAGGAGATCGTGCGCCGGTTGCGCCGGGAGCTCGACGAAGAGGGGGAGCAGGACTGA
- a CDS encoding ABC transporter permease: MDLEEEQGGVSKGPQARRSEAEAVERSNWLPWVSTPIVLLLVLAVWTLAVTAFGVSPFILPTPADVGEAVLRMLADASTWGHVAITLTEVALGFLAALVFGLVAGVVLGRAEWLERALRPVLVAVQVVPKVAFIPLFVIWFGFGVTSKIIMAATLAFFPIMLNVMLGVRSVERGHRDVMLGLGARRWATFRDLELPSTLPYVFAGMEVAVVFSVIGAVVGEFLGGSEGLGYLVVVSLNALDAPQLFAVILLLAALGCLLYLVVNGAKRFVIPWHESVLTADTP, translated from the coding sequence ATGGACCTCGAGGAGGAGCAAGGCGGCGTCTCCAAGGGCCCGCAAGCACGCCGGAGCGAAGCGGAGGCCGTCGAACGCAGCAACTGGTTGCCCTGGGTCAGCACGCCGATCGTGCTCCTGCTGGTCCTCGCGGTGTGGACCCTCGCGGTGACCGCGTTCGGGGTGTCCCCGTTCATCCTGCCGACGCCCGCCGACGTGGGGGAGGCGGTGCTGCGGATGCTCGCCGACGCGTCCACCTGGGGACACGTCGCCATCACCCTCACCGAGGTCGCGCTCGGGTTCCTGGCGGCGCTGGTGTTCGGGCTCGTCGCCGGGGTGGTGCTGGGCCGGGCCGAATGGCTGGAGCGGGCGCTGCGCCCCGTGCTCGTGGCCGTGCAGGTGGTGCCGAAGGTGGCGTTCATCCCGCTCTTCGTCATCTGGTTCGGCTTCGGCGTGACCAGCAAGATCATCATGGCGGCGACGCTGGCCTTCTTCCCGATCATGCTGAACGTGATGCTCGGCGTCCGCTCGGTCGAGCGCGGCCACCGCGACGTCATGCTCGGGCTCGGCGCCCGGCGCTGGGCCACCTTCCGCGATCTGGAGCTGCCCAGCACATTGCCGTACGTGTTCGCCGGCATGGAGGTCGCGGTGGTGTTCTCCGTGATCGGGGCGGTCGTCGGCGAGTTCCTCGGGGGCAGCGAGGGCCTCGGCTACCTGGTCGTCGTGAGCCTGAACGCGCTCGACGCCCCGCAGCTGTTCGCGGTGATCCTGCTGCTCGCCGCCCTCGGCTGCCTGCTGTACCTGGTCGTCAACGGGGCGAAGCGGTTCGTCATCCCGTGGCACGAGTCGGTGCTGACCGCCGACACACCCTGA
- a CDS encoding UGSC family (seleno)protein, whose protein sequence is MIDPTAGPSATAAGPPRAGRPERLDGLVVGLVANPKKNAEPFLDAVGELLAAEHGTAGVVRTRKTSITDPIPPATLDELVRRCDVVLIGVGDCGSCSAAAVADGIAFEGAGVPAAVICTDAFRVSADAMARLQGSPGYAYVTTAHPLAPLDADAVRERARLALPELVELLTSAVPVAAR, encoded by the coding sequence ATGATCGATCCCACGGCCGGTCCGTCCGCCACCGCCGCCGGGCCACCGCGGGCCGGGCGGCCCGAGCGGCTCGACGGGCTGGTCGTCGGACTGGTGGCCAACCCGAAGAAGAACGCCGAGCCGTTCCTCGACGCCGTCGGCGAGCTGCTGGCCGCCGAGCACGGCACCGCGGGTGTGGTGCGCACCCGCAAGACCAGCATCACCGACCCGATCCCGCCCGCCACCCTCGACGAGCTGGTGCGGCGCTGCGATGTCGTGCTCATCGGAGTGGGCGACTGCGGCTCGTGCAGCGCCGCCGCCGTCGCCGACGGGATCGCCTTCGAGGGTGCCGGCGTGCCGGCCGCCGTGATCTGCACCGACGCGTTCCGGGTGAGCGCCGACGCGATGGCGCGCCTGCAGGGCAGCCCCGGCTACGCCTACGTCACCACTGCGCACCCGCTGGCACCGCTCGACGCCGACGCCGTCCGCGAGCGCGCCCGGCTCGCCCTCCCGGAGCTGGTCGAGTTGCTCACGAGCGCAGTACCGGTGGCGGCGCGGTGA
- a CDS encoding ABC transporter ATP-binding protein gives MSPPLLDVRDLAVRFPTPSGPVEAVSGVSFTVSAGETLAVVGESGSGKSVSSLAVLGLLGGGRVTGGSIRFRGEELVGADPERLRRLRGADIAMIFQNPMSSLDPLFTAGDQVAEALRVHRAISRRDARRRAVELLAEVGLPDPQRRVRSYPHELSGGQQQRVMIAMALACEPALLIADEPTTALDVTVEAQILELLRRMQRDHGTALLFVTHDMGVVAEMADRVLVMYAGQVVEQGAVDDVLRRPRNPYTRALIESIPTPATPRDLPMPAIGGNVPHPSDLPGGCRFHPRCPSVLDRCATDDPPLLDLGPGRTSRCLRHERATEVAGVG, from the coding sequence ATGTCGCCTCCGCTGCTCGACGTGCGCGACCTCGCCGTGCGGTTCCCGACGCCGTCCGGGCCGGTCGAGGCCGTGTCCGGGGTGTCGTTCACGGTGTCCGCGGGCGAGACCCTCGCCGTGGTCGGCGAGTCCGGTTCGGGCAAGAGCGTGTCGTCGCTCGCCGTGCTCGGGCTGCTGGGCGGCGGCCGGGTGACCGGCGGCTCGATCCGGTTCCGGGGCGAGGAACTCGTCGGCGCCGACCCGGAGCGGCTGCGCCGCCTGCGCGGCGCCGACATCGCCATGATCTTCCAGAACCCGATGAGCTCCCTCGACCCCCTCTTCACCGCAGGGGACCAGGTGGCCGAGGCGCTGCGGGTCCACCGCGCGATCTCGCGCCGCGACGCCCGCAGGCGCGCGGTCGAGCTGCTCGCCGAGGTCGGCCTCCCGGACCCGCAGCGCCGCGTCCGGTCCTACCCGCACGAGCTGTCCGGGGGGCAGCAGCAGCGCGTGATGATCGCGATGGCCCTGGCCTGCGAGCCGGCGCTGCTCATCGCCGACGAGCCCACCACGGCCCTCGACGTCACCGTGGAGGCGCAGATCCTCGAGCTGCTGCGCCGGATGCAGCGCGACCACGGCACGGCGCTGCTCTTCGTCACCCACGACATGGGCGTCGTCGCCGAGATGGCCGACCGCGTGCTCGTGATGTACGCGGGCCAGGTCGTCGAGCAGGGTGCGGTGGACGACGTGCTCCGCAGGCCCCGCAACCCCTACACCCGCGCCCTGATCGAGTCGATCCCGACGCCGGCCACACCGCGGGACCTGCCGATGCCGGCGATCGGGGGGAACGTGCCGCACCCCTCCGATCTCCCCGGCGGGTGCCGCTTCCACCCGCGTTGCCCGTCGGTGCTGGACCGGTGCGCGACCGACGACCCGCCGCTGCTCGACCTCGGTCCGGGCCGGACGAGCAGGTGCTTGCGGCACGAGCGGGCCACGGAGGTCGCCGGTGTCGGCTGA
- a CDS encoding ABC transporter ATP-binding protein yields the protein MSADALFEAHDLVKHFRMRRAVVKAVAGVSFTIPRGRTVGLVGESGSGKSTVARLALRLLDPTAGRLSFDGVDLLRASRGELRALRRRMQIVFQDPFGSLNPRMRVVEAVGEPLAVHRLARGKERTDRVVELLERVGLGARDLHKYAHQFSGGQAQRIGIARALATGPDLIVCDEAVSALDVSVQAQVLNLLKRLQAELGLSYLFIAHDLNVVRYMADEVCVMHLGEIVERGDGDALFADPQHAYTKTLVGAVRSLPAPEAS from the coding sequence GTGTCGGCTGATGCGCTGTTCGAGGCGCACGACCTCGTCAAGCACTTCCGGATGCGGCGCGCCGTCGTGAAGGCCGTCGCCGGGGTCTCGTTCACGATCCCGCGCGGCCGCACGGTCGGGCTGGTCGGCGAGTCCGGCTCCGGGAAGTCGACGGTGGCGCGGCTCGCGCTGCGGCTCCTCGACCCGACGGCCGGGCGGCTCTCGTTCGACGGCGTCGACCTGCTGCGCGCCTCCCGCGGTGAGCTGCGTGCGCTGCGGCGGCGGATGCAGATCGTGTTCCAGGACCCGTTCGGTTCGCTCAACCCGCGGATGCGCGTGGTCGAGGCCGTCGGCGAGCCCTTGGCGGTGCACCGGCTGGCGCGCGGCAAGGAGCGGACCGACCGGGTGGTGGAGCTCCTCGAACGCGTCGGGCTGGGCGCCCGCGACCTGCACAAGTACGCCCACCAGTTCTCCGGCGGGCAGGCCCAGCGGATCGGGATCGCCCGCGCGCTCGCCACCGGACCGGACCTGATCGTCTGCGACGAGGCCGTGTCGGCGCTCGACGTCTCGGTGCAGGCCCAGGTGCTGAACCTGCTCAAGCGGCTGCAGGCCGAGCTGGGGCTGTCCTACCTGTTCATCGCGCACGACCTGAACGTCGTGCGGTACATGGCCGACGAGGTATGCGTGATGCACCTCGGCGAGATCGTCGAACGCGGCGACGGCGACGCCCTGTTCGCCGACCCGCAGCACGCGTACACGAAGACGCTGGTCGGCGCTGTGCGAAGTCTCCCCGCCCCGGAGGCGTCGTGA
- a CDS encoding ABC transporter permease, whose product MIAYTLRRLGYGLVVMALVTVFVFVVMRLVPGDAVSLQLQETGVSAEEADALRAQFGLDQPVWVQLGSWLAGAVQGDLGTSFYGGEPVTELFLARVPVTLQLGLLAIVIGALLGIGFGIIAAVTRGTAVDAAVRVFAVAFLSVPNFVVALLLLTFLALWFAWSPPIVYAGFEEDPSSWLQQIAIPVLALGTGGMAAIARMTRSSMLESLGSDYIRTVHAKGARQRTVVFKHALRNSTIAVLTLLGLELATVLGGTVILEQMFAIPGTGQLVYQAVLDRDYPVVVACTIFYAGLFVATIIVIDLLYALVDPRIRTGRALS is encoded by the coding sequence GTGATCGCCTACACGTTGCGCAGGCTGGGCTACGGCCTGGTCGTGATGGCCCTGGTGACCGTGTTCGTGTTCGTGGTCATGCGGCTGGTGCCGGGTGACGCGGTCTCGCTGCAGCTGCAGGAGACCGGCGTGAGCGCCGAGGAGGCCGACGCGCTGCGGGCGCAGTTCGGCCTCGACCAGCCGGTGTGGGTGCAGCTGGGGTCCTGGCTGGCCGGCGCCGTGCAGGGCGACCTGGGCACGTCGTTCTACGGCGGCGAGCCGGTCACCGAGCTGTTCCTCGCCCGCGTCCCGGTCACGCTGCAGCTGGGCCTGCTCGCCATCGTGATCGGCGCACTGCTCGGGATCGGGTTCGGCATCATCGCGGCCGTCACGCGCGGCACCGCGGTGGACGCCGCCGTGCGCGTGTTCGCCGTGGCGTTCCTGTCCGTGCCCAACTTCGTGGTCGCGCTGCTGCTGCTCACGTTCCTCGCGCTGTGGTTCGCCTGGTCGCCGCCGATCGTCTACGCGGGGTTCGAGGAGGACCCCTCGAGCTGGCTGCAGCAGATCGCGATCCCCGTGCTCGCACTCGGCACCGGTGGCATGGCCGCCATCGCGCGCATGACCCGCTCGTCGATGCTCGAGTCGCTCGGCTCGGACTACATCCGCACCGTGCACGCCAAGGGCGCCCGGCAGCGCACGGTGGTGTTCAAGCACGCCCTGCGCAACTCGACGATCGCGGTGCTCACGCTGCTGGGCCTCGAGCTCGCCACCGTGCTGGGCGGCACGGTGATCCTCGAGCAGATGTTCGCCATCCCGGGCACCGGCCAGCTCGTCTACCAGGCGGTCCTCGACCGCGACTACCCGGTCGTCGTGGCCTGCACGATCTTCTACGCCGGCCTGTTCGTCGCGACGATCATCGTGATCGACCTGCTGTACGCGCTCGTCGATCCGCGGATCCGGACCGGGAGAGCTCTCTCATGA
- a CDS encoding ABC transporter permease, whose amino-acid sequence MSALRQFARAQRLGAIALVLITVFVLAALLAPWIAPHDPLEQFRRDILAEPSAEFPLGTDDLGRDVLSRAIHGARTSLLVGVATTAASLVLGTAIGVVSGYFGRAVDVVLQRVMDAVQAVPGIVLLLFIAVVLGPSVRNTVIALTVVITPSFNRIARGETLRIREERYVEAARATGAGVPRILVRHVLPNLLASVLTLGSLIFAGVIIAESALSFLGIGAPPPTPSWGAMLSEGVRYVERAPWIILVPAVLLSLAVFSFNLLGDALRDHLDPRLQRPVVDGAARRWWKGRPPAALAPSLDRHGLARQDD is encoded by the coding sequence ATGAGCGCCTTGCGCCAGTTCGCCCGGGCCCAACGCCTCGGTGCGATCGCCCTCGTGCTGATCACCGTGTTCGTGCTGGCCGCGCTCCTCGCGCCGTGGATCGCCCCGCACGACCCCCTGGAGCAGTTCCGGCGCGACATCCTCGCCGAGCCATCGGCGGAGTTCCCGCTCGGCACCGACGACCTGGGCCGCGACGTGCTGAGCCGCGCGATCCACGGAGCCCGCACATCGCTGCTGGTCGGCGTCGCGACAACGGCGGCGAGCCTCGTGCTCGGCACCGCGATCGGCGTGGTCTCCGGCTACTTCGGCCGCGCGGTCGACGTCGTGCTGCAGCGCGTCATGGACGCCGTGCAGGCCGTGCCGGGGATCGTGCTGCTGCTGTTCATCGCGGTGGTGCTGGGCCCGTCGGTGCGCAACACCGTGATCGCCCTGACCGTGGTGATCACGCCGTCCTTCAACCGGATCGCCCGCGGCGAGACGCTGAGAATCCGGGAGGAGCGCTACGTCGAGGCCGCCCGCGCGACCGGAGCGGGCGTGCCGCGGATCCTGGTCAGGCACGTGCTGCCCAACCTGCTGGCGTCGGTGCTGACCCTGGGCAGCCTGATCTTCGCCGGGGTGATCATCGCGGAGTCGGCCCTGTCGTTCCTCGGCATCGGCGCCCCGCCGCCCACGCCGTCGTGGGGCGCGATGCTGTCCGAGGGCGTCCGGTACGTCGAGCGCGCCCCGTGGATCATCCTCGTGCCCGCGGTGCTGCTGTCGCTCGCCGTCTTCAGCTTCAACCTGCTCGGCGACGCCCTGCGCGACCACCTCGACCCGCGCCTGCAGCGCCCTGTGGTCGACGGGGCCGCCCGGCGGTGGTGGAAGGGCCGGCCACCCGCGGCACTCGCGCCCAGTCTCGATCGTCACGGCCTGGCCCGACAGGACGACTGA